From Blattabacterium cuenoti:
TACAGTAATTTTTTCTATTTTTAATATATATATAATTATCCTGATTATAACTACATTATGGATGGGATTAATTGGATTTATAGATGATTATATTAAAATAAAATATCATAAAAATGGACTTAGTGTATTTGGGAAAATATTAGGTCAAATAATTTTAGGAATTTTTATCGGAACGACCATGTCTTTTCATAAAAAAATTTTTCCAATTAAAGAATTATCTCATCATGAATATGCAAAAAAACATTTCTACAAAAAAGAAGATAGATTTAAAACTACTCTTCCGATTTTTAGTAAAAAAAAGGAATTTAATTACACATATATTTTAAGTTGGTATAATAAACAATGGAAAAAATATGTTTGGATAATTTTTATTCCTATAGTAGTTATTATTATTATATCCGTATCCAATGGCGCCAATTTAACTGATGGAATAGATGGTTTAACCGCTGGAATTTCTTCTATAATTTTCGTTACTTTATCTATATTTACCTTTCTTTCTAGTAAAAAAATTTATTCTGATTATTTTCATTGTATCTATATTCCTAATATAGGAGAAATACTTATATTTTCTTTTTCGTTTTTAGGATCTTTAATTGGGTTTCTTTGGTATAAT
This genomic window contains:
- the mraY gene encoding phospho-N-acetylmuramoyl-pentapeptide-transferase, whose protein sequence is MIIIPIFFQYFFPYLINSLFVRAIISFILSIGIALFLNKKMIFWNDKKKHIREHIRDIGIIGQKEKEGTPTMGGIIIIISALIPTVIFSIFNIYIIILIITTLWMGLIGFIDDYIKIKYHKNGLSVFGKILGQIILGIFIGTTMSFHKKIFPIKELSHHEYAKKHFYKKEDRFKTTLPIFSKKKEFNYTYILSWYNKQWKKYVWIIFIPIVVIIIISVSNGANLTDGIDGLTAGISSIIFVTLSIFTFLSSKKIYSDYFHCIYIPNIGEILIFSFSFLGSLIGFLWYNIYPAKIFMGDTGSLTIGSVISVISIILKKELIIPILCGIFLIENLSVIVQVWYFKYSKKKYGIGKRIFLMAPLHHHFQMIGYHENKIFNFFFILQMILSIVVFILIII